In Streptomyces sclerotialus, the DNA window CCGACGGGTGCCGGGAGACGTCCAGGATGCGGCCGGCCTCCTCCAGCGCGGCGAGCCGTGAGTCGGCGCCGTAGAAGTAGTGCGTACGGACCAGGAGCTGGTGGCCCTCGCCGAGCGCGTCGGCGAGCCGCTCCAGGTCCAGCGGCGGGTGGAAGCCGCGCTCGTAGTCGCGGTGGGTGGGTGCGTAGAGGATCGCGGTGGCGCCCGGTGTGATGCCCAGCCCGGCCCGGATGCGGCGGACGTCCTCGGCGCCGGCGGTGAAGTAGGCGTCGTTGCGCGGGTATCCGGTCGGCAGCGTCTCGTAGTCGCTGGGGTAGACGCGCTGCCAGACCTCCGTGGAGTGCGGGTTGCCGGAGAGGCAGTAGTCCCACTGGTCGGCGTGGTCGAGCAGGCGCAGGAAGCTGACGCCGCCGGCGGCGGCCGGGTGCCGGCGCAGGTCCATGCCCATCTTCTTCAGCGGGGTGCCGTGGTGGGTCTGGAGGTAGATCTGCTCGGGGCGCTTGTGGACGGTGCCGGGGAAGTTGGCGTTGTTGACGAGGTACTTGGCGCGGGCCATCACCTCCCAGTACCGGCGCGAGTTGACCGTCACGGCCGTCACGCCCGGCGGCACGTCGTCGCGGTGCCTGCGGTCCACCAGCCACACGCCGCGCAGGTGCGGGGCCAGCTCACGGGCCTTGGCGTGGATCGCGGCGGGGTTGCAGAGCACGCCGCGGTTCCAGTAGGCGGCGTAGACCACGAGGTTCTCGTCGACGGGGCGGCGCAGCTGGAGGGCGTAGTAGCGGCGGTAGACGCTGCGTGCCGTGCGGTGCCGGCGGGCGCGCAGCGTCTTGAGGGTGCGGTGCCGCAGCGTCCCGGCGCGCTGCCGGGAGCGGTAGACGGCGTAGGAGTTCAGGTGCGGCGGGAGCTCGGCGTCGGCCGGGCGGTGCCGGCGCAGGACGCGGGAGAGCTCGCGGAAGAAGTCGGGCCGGTCCCTGAGGTGCACCCGGCCGTCGTCCTCCATGATCCGCAGCAGCCGCCCGGTGGCGTGCGCGAACAGGACGCCGCGCGCCGTCTCGACACCGCCGCCCAGCCCCGTCCCGGTCAGCGCGCGGAACAGCGCGTCGTACCGGTCGATGACGGCGAAGTGGTGGCGTCCGGGGACGGTGGAGGCGCTGCCCCTGCGGCGCTTGCGCCAGGTCACGCACACCCGGTCCAGGCAGGCGATCCGGGAGGCCGCCAGCAGCGCCTGGAAGACCACGGGCACCTCGTCGTACGGGCCGTCGGCGAACGCGAAGCCGTGCGTCTCCCACAGGTCGCGGCGGACCGCGCGGTTCCAGGCGGCGGGCAGCACGGTCAGGCACTCCGGCACGTCCTCGGCGGTGAAGACGGTGTCGGCGTGCGCTTCGAGGAACTCCCGGTCGACGCTGCCGTGCAGCTGCTCCCAGATGTTGAGCCGGTCGTGGTCGAAGAGCAGCACGTCGGGCTCGCCCGCGGCCCGGAGCCGGGCGTCGACCGCGGCCAGCGCGCCGGGGGTGAGGAAGTCGTCGCCGTCGAGGAAGAGCAGGTACTCGCCGGTGGCGTGGCGGACGCCGGCGTTCCGGGCCGGGCCGACGCCGCCGGGGCGCTCCAGGTGCACCGGTACCACCCGCTGGTCGGTGCGCGCACAGGCGTCGATGATCGCCCCGTCGCCGTCCGAGCAGTCGTCGACGGCGATCAGCTCCACCTCCTCGAAGGACTGCGTGAGCACGGAGTCCAGGCAGTGGCGCAGGTAACCCTGCACGCCGCGGGCCGGGACGATGACGCTGAAGCGGGGCATGGCCATCCAGGGGTCGGTACGCACGGTGCGCCGCCAGCGTAGTCAGATGATTACCCTCCGCTCGGTTCCTGTGCCGGGCCCGGTCACTCGAACAGCGCAGGAAATGTGACGGGTGGGGCCGCCGGCGGGTTGGACTGGTGTCCCGTGCGTCCCCTGGAAAAGGTGTGGTCTGCTCCATGGATCCCCGGCTGACCGTCGTCATCCCGATCTACAACGTCGAGGAGTACCTCCCCGAGTGCCTGCGGTCCGTGGCCGGCCAGACCCTGCGGGAGCTGGACGTGGTGATGGTCGACGACGGCTCCACCGACGCGGGGCCCGGACTGGCCCGCGGGTTCGCCGCCGGCGACCCGCGCTTCCGGCTGGTGACGCAGGAGAACGGGGGCCTGGGGCACGCCCGCAACACCGGTGCCCGGCACGCCGATCCGCGTACCGCCTACCTCACGTTCATGGACAGCGACGACGTGCTGCCGCCGCGTGCGTACGAGGGCCTGGTGTCGCTGCTGGAGGAGTCCGGCTCGGACTTCGCGACCGGCAACGTCTGGCGGCTCACCGCCGAGGGCCCCAGCCAGGCCTGGCAGCACAAGACCATGACCCGCACGGTCAAGGGCACCCACATCAGCAAGGACCTCACGCTGCTGGCCGACCGGGTGGCCTGGAACAAGGTCTTCCGCCGCACCTTCTGGGACCGGCACGGGCTGGCCTTCCCCGAGGGCGTGCTCTACGAGGACACCCCGCTCACCATTCCCGCGCACTTCCTGGCCGAGGCCGTCGACGTCCTCCACGAGCACGTCTACTACTGGCGCATCCGCGAGGGCTCGATCACCCGCCGCCGCACCGACGTCAAGGGCGTACGCGACCGGCTCGCCGCCGTCGACGGCGTCAGCCGGTTCCTCGCCGACCCGGAGCGCACCCGCTGGACCCGGTACAAGCGCGACTACGACCGCTCCGTCCTCCTCGACGACCTCCAGTACTTCATCGACGCGCTGCCCATGGCGGGCGCGGAGTACCACCGGGTCTTCATGACCGGCGCCCGGGACTTCCTCAGCCGGATCGACCCCTCGCTCTACGCCGAACTCCCCGTCGAGCAGCGCATGAAGTGGGCGCTGATCCGGGAGGGCCGCCTCGACGACCTGCTGCGGCTGCTGGAGTACCAGCAGCGCAACAACTCCGGTTTCCACGTGGCGGGCCCGCCGCTGCACAAGCGCGCGGTGCTCGCGGTGGGCGGCGGCCGGCCCATCCCGCTGCCGCCCGCCGTCACCCGGCTCACCGCCAGGGACCTGCCGGTACGGGCGCGGCTGCGGGAGGCGGTGTGGCGGGACGGGAAGCTGGTGCTGCGCGGCTACGCCTACATCCGCAACATCGCGGCGCCCGGCCGGCTCAGCTGTCTGAAGGCGGCGGTGCTGATGTCCGGCAAGCGCCGGATCGTCCTGCCGGTGCGGTCCGTGCCCGCTCCCGACGCCACCCACAACTCGCGCCAGGAGCAGCACTGCTACGACTGGTCCGGCTTCGAGATCACGGTGGACCCCAAGCGGCTGGCCAAGGGCGGCAGGTTCACGCCCGGCCAGTGGAAGGCGGGCATCGTGGTGGCCGGGGCCGGGGTGGTCCGCCCGGCCGCGCTGCGCGCCCTGGACACCGGCTCCGGCGCCGCACCGCTGCCGCACGAAGTGGCCGACGGGATGCGGGTCGTGCCCTGGTACAAGGACGGGCGGCTGCACCTCTCCGTGGAGCGGACCGTACGGCGGCTGGCGGGGCAGCGGACGGTGGGTGACGGCGCGGCCGAACTGACCGTGCGGGACGCCTCGGCCGACGCGCCGGTGGCGCTGCGGCTGACCCGCCGCGGCACAGGCGAGCGGATCGAACGGCCGCTCACGGGCGAGGACGTGACGCCCGAGGGCACCGGCCACCGTCTCACCCTCCGCATCGACCCCGCAGAGCTGGCCGCTCCCGCCCCGCCGGCCGACGGGCTCCCCGGAGGGCCGGGGCAGGAGACCGGCGCGACCTGGGATCCCGTACTGGTCTACGCGGACGCCAAGACCGCCCGGATCGCGGCCGACCCCACCGTGCCGGCCGGCCGGCAGGTCGACAGCAGCGGCCGGGAGCTGGTGGTCACCGCCACGGCGGCGGGCAACCTCGTCCTGCACACGCGTCTCCCCGAGCCGTTCGCCGACCGGCTGGCGTGGCGGCCGGACGGGACGCTGGAGGTGGCCGGGATGCTGCCGGGCGCGGCGGCGGGCACGGCGCGGATCACCGCCGTGCTGCGGCACAGCCGGTTCGCCGCCGAGGTGGCCTTCGCCGCGTCCCGGGACGGCGAACGGTTCACGGCCGAACTGCGGCCCGCCGCCGTGCCCTCCTACGGCGGCGCGCTCCCGCTCCGTGAGGGACGCTGGTACCTCTTCCTGCGCACGGCGGAGCCCGGAGCGGACCGGCACGACGGCGGCGACCTGCCCGTACGGCTGTGCCCCACGCTCTTCGCGGCGCTGCCCTCGCCCTGCCCGGCGGCGCCCAAACCGCTCACCGTCGACCGCCGCTTCCACGACCGGATGTTCATCGAGGCGGGCCCCGCCGTGCCGGACGCGGACCGCGGCCCGTACCGGCAGCGGCTGCTGCGCGAGGAGCACTACCCGCGCCGCCGCTCACGCCCGCTGCGCGACACCGTCCTCTTCAGCAGCTTCGACGGGCGCTGCGGCGGCGACTCTCCGCGTGCGGTGCACGAGGCCCTGGCCCGTCGCGAACCGGCCGTCGAGCATCTGTGGGTGGTCCGCGACGCCCGCGCGCAGGCCCCGGCCGGCACCCGCCCGGTGCTGCTGGGCAGCGCGGAGTGGCACGAGGCGCTGGCCCGCAGCCGGCGCGTCGTCACCAACACCCACCTCCCGGAGTGGTTCGTCCGCCGTGCGGGGCAGCAGGTCCTCCAGACCTGGCACGGCACCCCCGTCAAGCGCATCGGCGCCGACCTGGCCGGCACGCTCTGCGCCGACCTGGTCCATCTCTGGCCGCAGCCGCGCCGCGGCCACCAGTGGAGCGTGCTGCTCTCCCCCAACGCGCACAGCACGGCCCTGCTGGGCCGCGCCCTGGGCTACGAGGGCGACATCTGCGAGACCGGCCTGCCGCGTACCGACGCCCTGGTCACCGGCGACCGCGCGGAGCCGGCCCGGCGGGTGCGGGAGCACCTCGGCGTCCCCGCGGACAAGAAGCTGGTGCTGTACGCGCCGACGCAGCGCGACGACAAGGCGTACGACGCTGACCACTACCAGCTGCACCTGCCGCTGGACCTGGCGCACGCCGAGGCCGCGCTCGGCGCCGACCACGTGCTGCTGCTGCGCAGCCATCCGCTGGTGGCCGACCGGGTAGCGGCCCCGCCCCGCGGTTTCGTCCGGGACGTCAGCGACTTCCCCGACGCGACGGAGCTGCTGCTGGCCGCCGACGTGCTGGTGACGGACTACTCCTCGCTGGCGGTGGACTTCGCCAACACCGGGCGCCCGATGCTGTTCCTGACGCCGGACCTGGCGCACTTCCGGGACACCGTGCGCGGCTTCACGTTCGACTTCGAGGCGCAGGCCCCCGGCCCGCTGCTGTCGGACACCGGGGAGCTGGTGGACGCGCTGCGCGACCTGGACGGGGTGGCACGGCGCAGCGCGCAGGCGTACGCGCGGTTCCGTGCGGCGTACTGCGCGCGGGACGACGGCGGCGCCGCGGCCCGCGCCGCGGAACTGCTGCTGGGGTGAGACCGGGCCGCGGGCCCGGCTGTCAGCGGCGCAGCCGCCGGAGGCCCTTGGCGGCGAGCGGCGGCAGGAACAGCAGCGCGGCCCGCCGGGCGCGGGCCTTCGGGCGGCGCGCCGCTGACCGGCGCTGCGCGGCCTCGGCCTCCCTGGCGGCGGACGTGGCACGCGCGTCGGTGTCGGCGCGGCGGCGCCGGATCTCCTCGGCGGCGCGTTCCTCGCTCCGCAGCGCCTCGTAGTGCCGGGACCGCGGGAGGGCGGGGAGCACGAGGTCGCGCCCGCTGATCAGGCGCAGCACCCGGTGGCCCGCGACGGTCTGGAGGTCGGCGTGGCAGTCGCCGCGGCCGACGATCTCCAGGATCAGCGCCTCCTGCCACGGCGCCGGGTCGCCCCAGGTGCCGTAGAACTTGGTGCGGCTCAGGCAGATGGGCCGCAGCCCCTGGGTGAAGAGGGCCTCCCAGACGGCGGCGGAGACGCCCGGCGTGTGCTCGGAGCGGTAGTCGTCCAGCACGACCACTCCTTCGGGTGACAGTGCGCGGCGGGCCGCCGTGATGTCGCCGCGTACGTGGTCGTACAGGTGCGAGGCGTCGACGTGCACGAAACGGCAGCTGCCCGGCGCCACCTCCTCGGGGACGAGCGTGGTGGGCCCCTGGAGAACGGTGGGCAGCTCGTCATGGAAAGCGAGGTAATTCGCCTCGAAGGCGCGGCGGGTGAGCGTCGCGTACGAGCCCCGCATCTCGGCGCCGTTGGCCTCGTCGCCGGCCGGGGAATCGAAGAGGTCACAGACCGTGAATTCCTCCCCCGGATTCAGGTAGCGGGCCAGATAAATGGCGCTCTTTCCCAGGTACGCGCCCATTTCCAGCAGGTCGCCGCGCACGCCGGTGCGGGCCTGGTGCGCCAGCAGCCAGTCGAAGAGCAGCTGGTCCTGGTCGAAGAACCAGCCTTTGACGTCCGCCAGCGTGCCCGGCCGCGGCAGCGCGGCTCCGGCGGGCGCGATGAGGGTCTCGGTGTTCAGTGGTGTCATGTCCGGCCTCTCGACGGGAAACGCGGTGCCGGACATTAGCCGCCGGAGACGGCGGAATCCGGAATGGGCGGCCGGCTCGGCGCGTAAGAGGGGCGCGTCACGAACAGCGCCACATTCGCGCCGGGTCCGTCCAGCCAGTACCGCTGTACGCACCTCTCGTGCAGCAGCCGCCACTTGGCGGACTCCGCCGCGTCGTGCCGGAACCACCGGGTGCGGTCCACCCCGTCGGCGGCGACCAGCCAGACCCGGCCGGTACGGGCCAGCCGGGCGCGGATCTCCCGCAGCGGCGCGTCCCGCCCGTAGAGGGTGCCGGACGCCGCGCCGGAGACGCCGAGCGTGAGGTCCGTCAGCCCGGCGAACCGCTCCGGATGGGCGAGCCCCACCCGCCGCGCGTACGTGGGCACGTAGAAGACGCCGTCACCCGGCGCCGCGCGGCGCGCGACGGCCGCCGCCACGGCCGCGAGGTCGTCCGGACGGCTCGCGGGCTCCCGTTCGCGCCGCTGAGCGGGGAGCTGCCCCAGGAAGGCCACGGCGACCACGGCCGCGCCCGCCACCGCCACCAGGCGCGGCGGCAGCCGCCGGTGCCGCCGTACGGCCACCGCGTCCACCAGGCGCTCGGCCCCCGCCGCCGCGGCCAGCGCGACGCCCGGCAGGCAGAAGAGCAGATAGCGGTCGAGGAAGGCCGGGTACCGCTGGGAGGCCAGGAAGAGCAGTACGGGCGGCAGCAGCGCGAGCGGCAGCGCGACGGCGGACAGGCCGAGCGGGCCGCGCCGGGGCAGCGGGCGCACCGCCGCCACCGCCACCAGGGCGCACACCGCCACGACCGCCGGCACGGACGGTCCGGCGAACGACTGCAGCAGCAGCCGGGCGGCGCGCAGCCCCGGCGGGTACAGCCAGCTCAGCTGGTGGCTCTGGCCACGGGACAGCGCCACCAGCGGCAGCAGCGCGAGCGCCGCCGCGCAGGCCGCCGCCGCCCAGCGCCACCACACCGTGCGCGGGACCCGGGAGACCAGCAGGGTCAGCGCGTGCGCGGCGAGCAGCAGTACGGCGCACTCGTGCAGGACGGCGGTGACCGCAGCGACGGCGGCGTACCCGGCCCAGTCCCGGGCCCGGCCGCGGCGCACGGCGGTGACCAGCAGCAGGGTGGCGAGCGTGGCGCCCGCCGTGACCAGCGCGTAGGAGCGGCCCTCCTGCGCGTAGTGGCTCGTCGTGGGCAGGGTGGCGAAGAGCAGCCCGGCCCACAGGCCCACGCGCGGCGCGGCCAGCCGGCTCCCGAGGAGCGCCACCAGTCCGGCCGCGGCCGTCGCGCCGAGCACGGACGGCAGCCGCAGCACCGGCCCGTCGCGGAGCGACAGCCCGGAGAACCCCTCGGCGAGCGCCCCGTAACCGTGCATCAGGGCGTAGTACAGGCCGTGCACCGCGTCGGCGTTCCCGAGCAGGTCCCACAGCTGCGGCAGCGGGCGGCCGGCGAGCTGCGCGGTGGCCGCCTCGTCCCGCCACAGCGTGCCGCGGTCCAGGCCCCACAGCCCGAGTACGAGCATGACCGCGCACGGGACGAGGACGGCGAGGGCGGTGGCGCGGCACCGCACGCGCGGGCCGGTGCGCGCGGGCCGCGGGGCCCGGCCCGGCACCGCGGCCGGCGGCCGCTGCTCCTCGGGGTCCGCCACGCTCGGTCCGCTCATACCGGAAATCCTGTCCGGCGCCCGGCGGATCCGCCCGCCGGGCCGGCCGGCCGGAGCGGCGGCGGCCCTACGGCACGGGCACCTCGAACGGGCCCGGCAGCGGGAAGTACGCCTCCAGGAACGGCCGCAGCAGCGCCAGCTGGTCCGCCAGGTCGGTCTCCTCCGACCGGGTGTCGTTCAGGCAGAAGACGTCCCGGTCGCGGTGGGCGAGCAGCCGGTCCAGCCGGTCGGCGGCGTTCGGCCGGGAGAGGTCGAGGTAGGAGTACGCGATGTCGGCGGGCAGCGCCCGGCCGGTGTGGAAGGCGTAGTAGTGGTGCAGCGAGGACGGGATGGAGATGTCGTCGACGCTGCGGAAGCGGTGCGAGGCGGTCGCCCGGTGCTCCGCGCCGAACTCCCGTTCTATCTCGGCGAGCACGCTGCGCCGCAGGGCGTGCGGTACGTGCTTCATCTTCTGCACGGGAGTGGTGCCGAAGCGGGCCTCGATGAGCCTGCGGTTGTTCTTGCCCGCGACGGACACCGGGACGTCGTCGTCGCCGGGCGGGCCGAGCGGCACCAGCGCGGGCGAGGGGAAGTACTTCGTCAGCCCGTTGGCCAGGAAGAAGTCGTGCGGCGAGGCCTCCCGGCCGAGGAAGACGTCGTCGTTGAAGTAGAGGAAGTGCTCCGAGAGGCCGTCTATGTGGTGCAGCTGGCTCTCGATGGCGTGTGAGTTGAAGGTCGGTAGATCCCCCGTTTCGGTGAATATCTCGCGGTGGCTGACGATTGTCACGCGTGGGTGCGCCGTGTTGAGCCAGGCCGGTACCTGGTCGTCGGTGACGAGGTAGACGTCGCGCACCCAGGGCGCGTACATGTCCAGCGAGCGCAGGGAATAGCGCAGCTCGTCGCGGTTGGCGTAGCGCGCGGCGTTGGCCGCCTCGTCGTGGTACGCCTGCCCGGTGTACTTGGCGCGGCGCTCCAGCCACGCCGGGTCGGCGCCGTCCACCCAGGTGTAGACGACGTCGACGGGGAAGGTGATGTCGCCGGGCAGCGGCACGGTGAAGTCGCGGTAGGTGGTGACCTGCGGGGTCCGGTCGTCGCCCGAGCCGTTCGGGCAGGTGAAGAGCGCGGCGGGGACGTCGATGCGGCGGCCCCGGGCCGGCACCCACTCGGTGACGGCGTTCCGCCGCGGCGCGATGAGCCGGTCCTCCTCGCGCGGCCAGAACTCCACGTCGCAGCCGTACGCCTCGTCCAGCACGAGCGAGCGGGCCGGGTCCGTACGGAACCAGGTGACCCGGAACAGCCCGGCACGCGCGGCCCGGTGCCAGCCTCCTGAGTCGTAACCGGGCGCGGTGTGCCGGACCTCGCGCCCCGGGGTCAGCAGCGAGACGTAGCCGGGCAGCTCGCGGCAGCGGGCGGCCAGCGCGGTGAGCGCGCGCGACCCGTCCTCGGCGGCCACCGCGACCACGCCCCGGCCGCGCTCCTTGCCGCGCACGCAGAAGTGGCCGACGCCGGCCCGCTCCAGGGTCTCGGTGACGGTGACGAGGTTGTCGCGGCGGGCCCGGGCGGGCGAGAGGTCGTGCTGCACGAGGGCGATGCGCGGGTGCCCGTCGGCCATGGTGACGGCCCGGCCGGGTCCGGAGGCGAGGGCGCGGTGGCACAGCGCCACGCCCCGGGTGCGCAGCCCGTCCAGATGCCGGGCCGTCGCCAGCCAGCTGACCTGCTGTTTGATGCGGCGGCGCAGCTCGGGGGTGCTGCGGGTCGCGATGGCCCGCCGCAGCTGCTCCGGTACGGCCTTGCGGTAGACCGACACCAGGGTCGACGCCTCCGGGTTGATCCGCCGCACCGTCCCCCTGGCGCGGCCCGCACCCGGATGCCGTACGGGCCGGCGGCGCGGTCCGGCGGTCCGCTGTCCCATCTGTGCACTCACTCCGGTCTCCCCCTCTGCGTCGCTCCCCGTGTCCGGTCATTTACCCCTATGGGCTCTTGATGCCACTATGACGCCGTACGTACCGGTACACATCCCCTGTGCGTCCGGCCCCTGGGGATGCCCGCGTCCTCATAGGGGAGGACCCTCCACAAGAGATGACTCGTCAGCGGACGAGAAGGATGCCCGCCATGCACCAGGTCCTGCTGTCCCGAGCGGTGAAGGCCGGCCGCCGCGCCCGCCGCGCGGCGGGCGGCGTACGACGTCGCTTCGCCCGTGTCGACACCGTCCCCGTGCTCGCCGCGCGCCTGCGCCCGCGGCCCGTCCTGCGCCCCGTCCACCTCTCCGTCCTGGGCGGCCGCACCCTGAACGTGGCGGTGCGTTACCCCCGCCGCGCCGAAGGCGTCGGCGCCGCACTGCTCCGTCTGGACCACCGCGGCCACCGCCGGACCGCGCCGCTGACGCCCGAGCCGCAGCCCGACGGCACCCTGCTGCTCACCGCGACGGCCCCGCTCCACTTCGCGCCCCACGACCCCGCGTCCCACGGCCCGCCCCCGGAGCCCGGCGTCCTCGCCCTGGGCCCCGGCGTCTGGCGGCTCTCCCTCGCCGTGACCGACACGGCCGGCCGGGAGACCCTCGCCGACCTCCGCGCCGCCCCGCCCCGCGCCGTGGCGGGACCGACCCTCCCGTACTCCCCCGACCCCGGCAGCGGGGCCCTCTTCCGCCCCGTGCGATCGGCCGACGGCCACGCCCTGCTCAAGGTCTCGGGCCCGGCCCCGCAGGCCGAGCTGGTCGCGCTCGGCCTGCGCTGGGACCGCGTCACCGTGCAGATCAGACTGGTCGGCCCGCTGCCCCGGCACGCCGCCTGGACGGCCGAGGCCGTGCGGCAGGGCCCGGGGAGCACCGTGCTGCCCATGCCGCTGGAACAGGGTGCTGGGCACCTCACCGCCGACCTGCCGCTGGCCGCGATGGCCGCCGACGGGCACGTCCAGCACACCTGGGAGGTGCGGCTGCGGTCCGGCCGGACCCGGCTGAAGGTCGGCCGCCGGCTGACCGACGTACGCCACCCGAAGCGGGTCTTCCGTACGCCCTACCGCTCCATAGCGCTGGCGGACGGCCGGCTGCTGCGGGTGCACGCCCAGCTCTCGGCGGCCGGGACCCTCACCGTCAGCTGCGCCGCGTACGCGGTGCCCGCCCGCGCCCACGAGCCCTCGGAGGACCGGCCATGAGGATCACGTTCCTGCTCACCCTCGGTGACGAGATGGGCGGCACGGAGATGGCCGCGTACACCCAGGCGGCCCATCTCGCGCCGCGCCACGACGTCGAGGTACTGAGCGTCTTCCGGACCCGCGACGAGCCGTTCTTCCCGGCCGGCCGGGACATCCGCCGCCGCTACCTGGTCGACCGCACCGGCCCGTACGAGCGCCCGGTGCGCCGCAGCGGCCTGGACGAGGCGGCCTGCCGCACCCTGGCCGCGCTCCCCAGCGAGCTCATCGAGCCCGCCTGGGAGCACACCTTCGACCGGCTCTCCGACATCGAGATGGGCGCCGCGCTCGCGGCCCTGGACACCGACGTGCTGATCACCACCACGCCCGCGCTGATGGCCGCGGCCGCCGAGCTGGTGCAGGGCCCGGTGATCACCGTGCATCAGGAGCACCGCGCCTCCCAGCTGCGCGGCGTCAGCGGCGAGCCGCTGCTCCGGTACGCGCCGCGGATCGACGCGCTGGTGTCGCTCACCGAGCGGACCGCCGAGTGGTTCCGGGAGTCCCTGGGCCCGGCGGCGCCCGAGCTCCCGGTGATCCCGAACGCGGTGCCCGACGGCTACCGCCCCCGCTCCGACCTCGCGGGCCGCACGATCGTGGTGGCGGCGCGGATGACCCCGGAGAAACAGCTCGACCACGCCGTACGGGCCTTCGCGCAGGTCGCGGAGGACCACCCGGACTGGCGGCTGCGGATCTTCGGCGACGGGCCGCAGGAGGTCCGGCTGCGCCACCTGGCAGAGGGCCTGGCACTGCACGACCGGGTCGAACTCCTCGGCCGGACGCGAGAGATGACGGAGGAGTGGGCGAAGGCGAGCCTGTGCCTGCTGCCGTCCCGCAACGAGGCCTTCCCGTTGGTGCTGCTGGAGGTGTTCGCCGCCGGGGTGCCGGTGGTCGCGTACGACATCGTCACCGGGCCCGCCGAGATCGTCCGGCACGGCGTGGACGGCCTGCTCGTACCGCCCGGTGACGTGGACGCGCTGGCCGCCGCGCTCGGTGAACTGATGGGTGATCAGGAGCGGCTGCGGGCGTACGGAAAGGCCGCGCGCGCCGGCGTGTACGAGCGCTTCTCCGGCGAGCTGGTCACCGGCGAGTGGGAGCGGCTCTTCGAGAAGCTGGTGACCCGCCGCGACGCACCGGACCGGCTCGCGGCCCGCGCCGACCGCACCGCGCTGCGCATCGCGGCGGGCGGCGGCCGGGCGTTCAGCGTGGCGGCCCCGCACGGCGGCCCGCTCGCCCCCTCCGCCGACGCGCAGAAGGCCCGCGAGGTGCTGCTGAAGGCCCAGGACCGGTCGGGCCGGCTGGTCCGCTCGGCGGGACGGCTGGCGGAGCTGCGCGACGACCTCACCGCGCCGCAGGTCGCCGACCGCAACCTGGAGCTGGCCACGGACGCGCTGCGGGCCCACGGCATCGGCTACGTCCTGCTGCGGGACGACGCGCTCGCCCACCGGGTCGCGGTGGCGGTCGAGGACCGGGAACGGGCGCTGGCCGCGCTCGCCGAGGAGCTGCGCGGCGAGCCGGTCTACGGCGAACTGGTCTCACCGCGCGGCCACGCGCCCGGCGCGCTGCTCGCCGAGCGGCTGCGGGAGGCCGGCGAGATCGCGGGCGTGCGCGTCTTCAAGCCGG includes these proteins:
- a CDS encoding stealth family protein, yielding MGQRTAGPRRRPVRHPGAGRARGTVRRINPEASTLVSVYRKAVPEQLRRAIATRSTPELRRRIKQQVSWLATARHLDGLRTRGVALCHRALASGPGRAVTMADGHPRIALVQHDLSPARARRDNLVTVTETLERAGVGHFCVRGKERGRGVVAVAAEDGSRALTALAARCRELPGYVSLLTPGREVRHTAPGYDSGGWHRAARAGLFRVTWFRTDPARSLVLDEAYGCDVEFWPREEDRLIAPRRNAVTEWVPARGRRIDVPAALFTCPNGSGDDRTPQVTTYRDFTVPLPGDITFPVDVVYTWVDGADPAWLERRAKYTGQAYHDEAANAARYANRDELRYSLRSLDMYAPWVRDVYLVTDDQVPAWLNTAHPRVTIVSHREIFTETGDLPTFNSHAIESQLHHIDGLSEHFLYFNDDVFLGREASPHDFFLANGLTKYFPSPALVPLGPPGDDDVPVSVAGKNNRRLIEARFGTTPVQKMKHVPHALRRSVLAEIEREFGAEHRATASHRFRSVDDISIPSSLHHYYAFHTGRALPADIAYSYLDLSRPNAADRLDRLLAHRDRDVFCLNDTRSEETDLADQLALLRPFLEAYFPLPGPFEVPVP
- a CDS encoding stealth conserved region 3 domain-containing protein, which translates into the protein MRITFLLTLGDEMGGTEMAAYTQAAHLAPRHDVEVLSVFRTRDEPFFPAGRDIRRRYLVDRTGPYERPVRRSGLDEAACRTLAALPSELIEPAWEHTFDRLSDIEMGAALAALDTDVLITTTPALMAAAAELVQGPVITVHQEHRASQLRGVSGEPLLRYAPRIDALVSLTERTAEWFRESLGPAAPELPVIPNAVPDGYRPRSDLAGRTIVVAARMTPEKQLDHAVRAFAQVAEDHPDWRLRIFGDGPQEVRLRHLAEGLALHDRVELLGRTREMTEEWAKASLCLLPSRNEAFPLVLLEVFAAGVPVVAYDIVTGPAEIVRHGVDGLLVPPGDVDALAAALGELMGDQERLRAYGKAARAGVYERFSGELVTGEWERLFEKLVTRRDAPDRLAARADRTALRIAAGGGRAFSVAAPHGGPLAPSADAQKAREVLLKAQDRSGRLVRSAGRLAELRDDLTAPQVADRNLELATDALRAHGIGYVLLRDDALAHRVAVAVEDRERALAALAEELRGEPVYGELVSPRGHAPGALLAERLREAGEIAGVRVFKPVTSESRTLRYGPAFGCTVEFWARDEDGWREAPRGTTLLGPRLPDLTPTATWRVADRDHPTLAPFADTLMWDVDFPVDVVYTWVDDADPAWRERRDAARRAAGLPTDHVDSGDARFRSRDELRHSLRSLAMYAPWVRTVHLVTDDQVPDWLDTAHPGLKVVDHRELFADTAQLPTFNSHAIESQLHRIEGLSEQFLYFNDDVFLGRPLPPSAFFHSNGTAHFFRSPTAVPPGKVTEDDEGYFAAAKNNRALLKREFGRVATHSFLHAPHPLRRSVLAEIADRFPEKVATTAGSRFRARTDLSIASSLHHYYGYLTGKSTPATISCSFVNAGRYDHHTVLSRLLATRSHSVFCIGDSADAEVPAAEQDRVVRAFLGAYFPVPSPYEHG